ATTTGCAACAGGCGGACCGCGCATCCGCTGCGCGATCGGATCGTTAGCCCTCAAACGGATCGTGTGCGCGTAGCGTCCGGAGGACACCGGGACGGACACCTCCGACCCGGAGCCCACGCCACGGAAGGCACCCCATGAGCACCTCGGACACCCCGCGCGACACCCCGCGCGACGACCGCGACACCGCCGCCGTCCCGGCGGGCGAGACCACGTCGCTCCGGCACGACGTCGTCGCGCGCGAGAAGGAGCGCTTCGGCGGCATCAAGTTCGGCTCCGCGTTCTTCGGCTGGCTCGCCGCGACCGGCACGGCCGTGATCCTCACGGCGCTCGTCGCCGCGACCGGCGCCGCCGTCGGCCTCGGCGCGAACGGCGGCGACGCCGGCCAGGCGGCCGCGGACGCGCAGCAGAGCGCGGACACCATCGGCTGGGCCGGCGGCATCGCCCTCCTCGTCGTGATCCTCATCGCGTACTACTGCGGCGGCTACGTCGCGGGCCGCATGGCGCGCTTCGACGGCGCCAAGCAGGGCCTCGCCGTCTGGCTCTGGGCGATCCTCATCGCGATCGTCGTGGCCGTGCTCACCGCCGTCGCGGGATCGCAGTTCGACGTGCTCCGGAACCTGAACGGGTTCCCGCGCATCCCCGTCTCCGAGGGCGACCTCACGATCGCGGGCATCATCACCGCGATCGTCGTCGCCGTCGTCGCGCTCGTCGGCGCGATCCTCGGCGGCCTCGCCGGCATGCGCTTCCACCGACGCGTCGACCGCGCCGGCCTCGGCCGCTGAGCCGACCCCCGACCCGGCGGGCCACCACCCGCCGCCCGCGCCATCCGGCGCACCCGACAGAAGGCACGACCGCCGTCCCCCGGCGGACACCACCACAGGAAGAGAGAGCATCGTGATCGACTCCCACGACATCGGCAGCATCGTCGGCGCCCCCGTGCACGACACCGACGGCGACAAGATCGGCACCGTCGGCCAGGTCTACGTCGACCCGGACACCGACCAGCCCCTCTGGGCGACCGTCAAGACGGGCCTCTTCGGCACGTCCGAGTCCTTCGTCCCGCTCCAGGAGGCCACCTGGGACCGCGAGTCGCTCGTGGTCGGCTACGACAAGGCGAAGGTCAAGGACGCGCCGCGCGTCGAGTCCGACGGCGCCCTCAGCGAGGAGGAGGAGGACAGCCTCTACTCCTACTACGGCATCGGATCCGGATCCGCGTCGACCACCACGACCGGCGCCGGCACGTCGGGCCTCGACGACCAGGACGACCGCGCGGGCGTCCTCGGTGACCGCGGCGTCGACGCCGACCGCGACCGCGACCGCGACGGCATCGTCGGGCACGACACCTCCGGCCCGACGACCGACGACGCCATGACGCGCTCCGAGGAGCAGCTGCACGTCGGCACCGAGCGCCGCGAGACGGGCCGTGCGCGCCTGCGCAAGCACGTCGTCACCGAGGAGCAGACCGTCACGGTCCCCGTCAGCCACGAGGAGGTGCGGCTCGAGCGCGAGCCCATCACGGACGCGAACGTCGGATCGGCGACCGCGGGCCCCGACCTCAGCGACGAGGAGCACGAGGTGATCCTCACCGAGGAGCGCCCCGTGGTCGAGAAGGAGACGGTCCCGGTCGAGCGCGTGAAGCTCGGCACCGAGACCGTCACCGACGAGGAGCGCGTCACCGAGGACGTCCGCCACGAGGAGATCGACGTGGACGGCGACGCGGACGGCACCGTCCGCCGCTGACCCGCAGCACCACCCGCACCACCGCATCACCCGGCGCCCGGCGCGACCTCCAGGTCGCGCCGGGCGCTTCGGCGTGCCCGGAGCCGCCGCGTCCGCCCCCGCCGCTTGCCCCCGCCCGGATGCGCGTGTGATACTCGACGCGCTGCGCTACTTATGCGCATAAGTACCATCCGGCTCGCGACGCGGGCGCTTCGTTCAAGGAGGAACACGTGAAGACATCCATGCGTCTCGGCGCGGTCGCGACCGTGCTGGCGGCCACCGTCGCGCTGACCGGCTGCGGCCGGTCGTCCGACGAGGGAGCAGGCCCCGCCGCCGCGACCACCCTCGGCTCCGGGCCCGCGACCGGCAAGGTCACCATGTGGGCGATGGGCGCCGAGGGCGAGGCCCTGCCCGCGTTCCTGAAGGCCTTCGAGGAGCAGAACCCCGACGTCGAGGTCGACGTCACGGCCATCCCGTGGGACGCCGCGCACAACAAGATCCAGACCGCCATCGCGGGCGGCACCACGCCCGACATCGCGATGATGGGCTCCACGTGGATGGCGGACTTCGCCGACGCGTTCAGCACCGTCCCCACCGACCTCGACGCCAGCGGGTCGTTCCCCGGCGCCCTCGCGACGAACACCGTGGAGGACCGCGCCGCCGGCATCCCGTGGTACGTCGACACCCGTGTGCTCTACTACCGCACCGACCTCGCGGCGAAGGCCGGCTGGACGAGCGCGCCCACGACCTGGGACGAGCTCAAGCAGATGGCGTCCGACATGCGGACGAAGGCCGGCGCCGAGCACGGCATCCGCCTGCCCGCGGGCAACGACGCCTTCCAGGGCACGCTGTGGATGCCGTGGTCGAACGGCGCCGAGATCGCCGACGGCGCGAAGTGGACCCTCGACACCCCGGAGATGCGCGAGGCCTACGAGTACTACGGCAGCTTCTTCGCGGACGGCATCGCCGACCCGGACGTCGACGTCTCCTCCGGCGCGCAGGAGTCCTCGTTCGTCGACGGATCGACGCCCATGCTCATCGAGGGCCCGTTCGAGATCGGCCAGCTGAAGACCGTCGGCGGCGAGGGCTTCGCGTCGAAGTTCACCACCGCGGTGCTGCCGGCGAAGGAGTCGTCGACGTCGTTCAGCGGCGGCGCGAACCTCGTGGTGTTCGACCAGGCGGAGAACCAGGACGCCGCCTGGAAGCTCGCCCGGTGGCTGAACGAGCCGGCCACGCAGGCCGCCTGGTACGCGGCCACGGGTGATCTGCCCGCGTCCCAGGCCGCCTGGCAGGACCCCGCGCTGCAGGGCGACCCCACCCTCGCGGCCTTCGGCGAGCAGCTGAAGACGGCGAAGTCGGTGCCCGTGAGCACGAACTGGGTCAAGGTCGGATCCGCCGCCGACTCGGCGCTCGAGCAGATCCGCCGCGGCACCTCGAGCGTGCCCGATGCGCTCCGGAAGCTGCAGTCGGACGCCGACTCCATCGGCTCGGCGGAGTAGCCGTTGGCCGTCACCGCAGAGGGCGCGGCCGGGATCCGTCCCGGCCGCACCCGGTCCCCGCTCGTCGCACGCCAGCGGCGCCGGCAGGCCCTCATCGCCTGGGGCTTCTGCCTCCCGTTCGTGGCCGTGTTCGCGGTCTTCATGCTCGTGCCGCTCGTCAGCTCGTTCGCGATGTCGTTCACCGACTTCCGGGCGACCGACATCCGCTCGCCGTTCGCGGTCGACTTCGTCGGCCTCGACCAGTACGCGAAGCTCTTCACGGACGCCACGTTCCTCCGCTCCATCGGCGTCACGGCCTTCTTCGTGGTCGTCGGGATCCCCGTGACGATGGTGACCGCCCTCGCGCTGGCGCTCGCGCTCAACTCGGGCCGCGGGCGCATCGTCTCGTTCTTCCGGGTCGGCTTCTACGCGCCGGTCGTGACGAGCATCGTCGCGGTGTCGGTCGTGTGGCGCTACATCCTCCAGCCGGACGGCCTGCTGAACACCGCGCTCGCGGGCATCGGGATCGACGGCCCCAACTGGCTGAGCGACACCACGTGGGCGCTGCCCTCGCTCGTCGTCATGGCGGTGTGGCGGAACGTCGGCACGCTGATGATCATCTTCCTGGCCGGCCTGCAGGCCGTGCCCGAGGAGGTCCAGGAGGCGGCCGTGATGGACGGCGCGAGCCCCTGGCGCCGCCTGATCTCGGTGACGCTGCCGCTGCTGCGCCCGACGCTGCTGCTCGGATCCGTGCTCATCTCGGTCGGCTTCCTGCAGTTCTTCGAGGAGGCGTTCGTGATGACCCGCGGCGGCCCCCTCGACTCCACGCTGTCCGTCGCGTACTACACGTACCGGCAGTTCGGCTTCGGCGAGTACGGCCTCGCCTCCGCGGCGAGCTACGTCCTCTTCCTCGCCATCGCCCTGCTGAGCCTGCTGCAGTTCCGGCTGCTGCGGTCGAAGGACTGAAAGGCACGCGCATGACCACAACCGCATCCGCCCCCGCCGCCCCGGCCGTCGTCGCCGACGCCGCGGGCGGCACCCCGCCCCGCCGTCGGCGCACCGATCGCGGGCGTCGCGCCCGCGCGATCGTCTACCTCGTCCTCGCCGGCGCGCTCTGCGTCTGGCTCGTGCCGTTCGTCTGGATGGCGCTCGGCTCCGTGAAGACCCAGGGCGAGATCCTGCAGCGCCCGCCGACGTGGTGGCCCGAGGATCCCGTCGCCGACAACTTCGCGCAGTGGTTCGGGCCGCTCGACTTCGGCACCTTCTTCTCCAACAGCCTCGTGGTCGCGCTCGTCACGGTGCTCGGCAACCTCGTGTTCTGCTCGATGGTCGGCTACGCGCTCGCGAAGATGGACTTCCCGGGCAAGCGGCTGCTGTTCCTCACCGTGATGCTGACGCTCATGGTGCCCGGCGTCGTCACGTTCGTGCCGCTGTTCGTCATGGTCTCGGGGCTCGGCCTCGTGAACACGTACGC
This is a stretch of genomic DNA from Clavibacter zhangzhiyongii. It encodes these proteins:
- a CDS encoding DUF2382 domain-containing protein; amino-acid sequence: MIDSHDIGSIVGAPVHDTDGDKIGTVGQVYVDPDTDQPLWATVKTGLFGTSESFVPLQEATWDRESLVVGYDKAKVKDAPRVESDGALSEEEEDSLYSYYGIGSGSASTTTTGAGTSGLDDQDDRAGVLGDRGVDADRDRDRDGIVGHDTSGPTTDDAMTRSEEQLHVGTERRETGRARLRKHVVTEEQTVTVPVSHEEVRLEREPITDANVGSATAGPDLSDEEHEVILTEERPVVEKETVPVERVKLGTETVTDEERVTEDVRHEEIDVDGDADGTVRR
- a CDS encoding extracellular solute-binding protein; the encoded protein is MKTSMRLGAVATVLAATVALTGCGRSSDEGAGPAAATTLGSGPATGKVTMWAMGAEGEALPAFLKAFEEQNPDVEVDVTAIPWDAAHNKIQTAIAGGTTPDIAMMGSTWMADFADAFSTVPTDLDASGSFPGALATNTVEDRAAGIPWYVDTRVLYYRTDLAAKAGWTSAPTTWDELKQMASDMRTKAGAEHGIRLPAGNDAFQGTLWMPWSNGAEIADGAKWTLDTPEMREAYEYYGSFFADGIADPDVDVSSGAQESSFVDGSTPMLIEGPFEIGQLKTVGGEGFASKFTTAVLPAKESSTSFSGGANLVVFDQAENQDAAWKLARWLNEPATQAAWYAATGDLPASQAAWQDPALQGDPTLAAFGEQLKTAKSVPVSTNWVKVGSAADSALEQIRRGTSSVPDALRKLQSDADSIGSAE
- a CDS encoding carbohydrate ABC transporter permease, producing MAVTAEGAAGIRPGRTRSPLVARQRRRQALIAWGFCLPFVAVFAVFMLVPLVSSFAMSFTDFRATDIRSPFAVDFVGLDQYAKLFTDATFLRSIGVTAFFVVVGIPVTMVTALALALALNSGRGRIVSFFRVGFYAPVVTSIVAVSVVWRYILQPDGLLNTALAGIGIDGPNWLSDTTWALPSLVVMAVWRNVGTLMIIFLAGLQAVPEEVQEAAVMDGASPWRRLISVTLPLLRPTLLLGSVLISVGFLQFFEEAFVMTRGGPLDSTLSVAYYTYRQFGFGEYGLASAASYVLFLAIALLSLLQFRLLRSKD
- a CDS encoding carbohydrate ABC transporter permease, with the protein product MTTTASAPAAPAVVADAAGGTPPRRRRTDRGRRARAIVYLVLAGALCVWLVPFVWMALGSVKTQGEILQRPPTWWPEDPVADNFAQWFGPLDFGTFFSNSLVVALVTVLGNLVFCSMVGYALAKMDFPGKRLLFLTVMLTLMVPGVVTFVPLFVMVSGLGLVNTYAALILPFITAPIGVFLMRQFMLGIPEALIEAARLDGAGEFRIFSRIVMPLCGPPLATLGILTFLASWNNFLWPLVAAQTEGMYTLPIALSLYSTGQNATDYGLLLAGSVLVIAPILALFVFLQRYFIQGVATAGLK